The following proteins are encoded in a genomic region of Neisseria perflava:
- the ispD gene encoding 2-C-methyl-D-erythritol 4-phosphate cytidylyltransferase, with protein MMRRNIALIPAAGVGARFGAGKPKQYVEINGKTVLQHTIEIFEQHPRIDLIAVILSPEDLVFQTALSEKVRVFRVGGASRAETVRNGVSALLEQGLAEAQDNILVHDAARCCLPAEALTRLLDEAGESNEGGILAIPVADTLKRADGNHHIDETVARAGLWQAQTPQLFQTALLHRALSVDDLSEITDEASAIEKLGIRPRLVQGDTRNLKLTLPQDEYIVRLLLKAV; from the coding sequence ATGATGCGCCGCAATATCGCTTTGATTCCTGCTGCCGGTGTGGGAGCGCGATTTGGTGCAGGAAAACCTAAACAATATGTTGAAATCAATGGTAAAACCGTATTGCAACATACCATAGAAATCTTTGAGCAACACCCCCGCATAGATTTAATTGCCGTTATTCTTTCGCCGGAAGATTTGGTTTTTCAGACGGCCCTGTCTGAGAAAGTACGCGTCTTTCGAGTAGGCGGCGCAAGTCGTGCCGAAACGGTACGCAATGGTGTGTCCGCTTTATTGGAGCAAGGTTTGGCCGAGGCGCAAGATAATATTTTGGTTCATGATGCCGCGCGCTGTTGTCTGCCTGCTGAAGCGTTAACGCGTTTGCTTGATGAGGCGGGCGAGAGTAATGAGGGCGGTATTTTGGCCATACCGGTGGCTGATACGCTCAAGCGGGCAGACGGCAATCATCATATTGATGAAACCGTTGCACGCGCAGGATTGTGGCAGGCGCAAACGCCGCAGCTTTTTCAGACGGCCTTGTTACATCGTGCTTTATCGGTTGATGATTTAAGTGAAATTACGGATGAAGCATCAGCGATTGAAAAACTGGGTATCCGGCCGCGCTTGGTGCAGGGCGATACGCGCAATTTGAAATTGACGCTGCCGCAAGACGAATACATTGTCAGATTGTTGCTCAAGGCCGTCTGA
- a CDS encoding thermonuclease family protein — MQISKIIKWLPVVLSVLGALGYSSRDTELIRTGVSVAATLAQGDNIGLEKVNEWLGKNVVKATSDTKAEAKPKPEQKQKSSRQSYTYNGKIIKIHDGDTMHIIDSDGRKHKIRMAHIDAPEINQAYGTQSRDNLIDAALNKKAKVRVFEADRYQREVAQVSVGTIDLNLMQIRDGAAWHYESYAKKQQSKTAYTDYSAAQKQAKEKRKGLWKKDNPQAPWQFRRQNHEQQNGNKKQSDKQWFGIW, encoded by the coding sequence ATGCAAATCAGTAAAATTATAAAATGGTTGCCCGTTGTTTTATCCGTTTTGGGCGCGCTTGGTTACAGCTCACGCGATACTGAGTTGATTCGTACCGGGGTAAGCGTTGCTGCAACATTGGCACAAGGCGACAATATCGGTTTGGAAAAGGTCAATGAATGGCTGGGAAAAAATGTCGTCAAAGCCACATCTGACACCAAAGCCGAAGCTAAACCTAAACCGGAACAAAAACAAAAGTCATCGCGACAATCCTACACATACAACGGAAAAATCATCAAAATCCATGATGGCGATACCATGCACATTATCGATAGCGACGGCAGGAAACATAAAATCCGTATGGCCCATATCGATGCACCAGAAATCAATCAGGCTTATGGTACGCAATCACGAGACAATCTGATTGATGCTGCATTGAATAAAAAAGCCAAAGTCCGCGTGTTTGAAGCCGATCGCTACCAGCGCGAAGTTGCCCAAGTATCAGTCGGCACGATTGACTTGAATTTAATGCAGATACGGGATGGCGCCGCATGGCATTATGAAAGTTATGCCAAAAAACAACAAAGTAAAACTGCCTACACTGACTATTCGGCCGCACAAAAACAAGCCAAGGAAAAACGTAAAGGTTTATGGAAAAAAGATAATCCGCAAGCGCCTTGGCAATTTCGCCGTCAAAACCACGAGCAGCAGAACGGTAATAAAAAGCAGTCTGATAAACAATGGTTTGGGATTTGGTAG
- the ispF gene encoding 2-C-methyl-D-erythritol 2,4-cyclodiphosphate synthase, which yields MNIRVGQGYDVHQLVEGRDLILGGVNIPFEKGLLGHSDADALLHAITDALLGAAGLGDIGSHFPDTAAEFKDADSRVLLREAYQSVQELGWKVVNVDTTVIAQKPKLAPHIPAMRANIAADLGLPENCVNIKGKTNEKLGYLGRMEAIEAQAAVLLIKA from the coding sequence ATGAATATCCGTGTCGGACAGGGCTACGATGTCCATCAGTTGGTCGAAGGGCGAGATTTGATACTCGGCGGCGTAAACATTCCGTTTGAAAAAGGCTTGCTGGGTCATTCAGATGCCGATGCGCTGTTGCATGCGATTACCGATGCCCTGTTGGGTGCGGCCGGTTTGGGCGATATCGGCAGCCATTTTCCCGATACTGCCGCCGAGTTCAAAGATGCTGACAGCCGTGTGCTGTTGCGCGAGGCTTATCAAAGCGTGCAGGAGTTGGGTTGGAAGGTGGTTAATGTCGATACGACCGTGATTGCGCAAAAGCCAAAACTTGCGCCGCATATTCCGGCAATGCGCGCTAATATTGCCGCAGATTTGGGTTTGCCCGAAAACTGCGTGAACATCAAGGGTAAAACCAACGAAAAACTTGGCTATCTGGGACGTATGGAAGCCATTGAAGCGCAAGCGGCAGTATTGCTGATTAAAGCCTAA
- a CDS encoding 16S rRNA pseudouridine(516) synthase, translated as MQLLKYIQSQGLGSRKQCQWLIDNDCIAINGEIHNRAKDDIDPSQVYTLSVDGEEIAAVPMPYFYILLHKPADYETSHKPQQYPSIFSLFPDHMRNIDMQAVGRLDADTTGIILITNDGQFNHRVTSPKHKVPKLYRVTLKHPADDTLCTTLKNGVLLHDDNETVAAAEAVLADPTTLMMTITEGRYHQVKRMVAAAGNRVEQLHREKFGDWNVDDLAAGEWKFIQI; from the coding sequence ATGCAACTGCTCAAATACATCCAATCACAAGGCCTCGGCAGCCGCAAGCAATGCCAATGGCTGATAGACAATGACTGCATTGCCATCAACGGCGAAATCCATAATCGTGCCAAAGACGATATCGATCCGTCTCAAGTGTACACCCTGTCTGTTGACGGCGAAGAAATTGCCGCCGTACCCATGCCCTATTTCTACATTCTGCTTCATAAGCCTGCAGATTACGAGACTTCGCACAAACCTCAGCAATATCCAAGCATCTTCAGCCTGTTTCCCGACCACATGCGCAATATCGATATGCAGGCAGTCGGCCGCTTGGATGCTGACACAACCGGCATTATTCTGATTACCAACGACGGGCAATTTAACCATCGCGTTACCTCGCCCAAACACAAAGTTCCGAAGCTCTACCGCGTCACTTTGAAACATCCTGCCGACGATACCCTTTGCACCACACTGAAAAACGGCGTCCTCCTGCATGACGATAATGAAACTGTCGCCGCAGCCGAAGCAGTATTGGCCGACCCAACCACACTGATGATGACCATTACAGAGGGTAGATACCATCAGGTCAAACGCATGGTTGCAGCCGCAGGCAACCGTGTCGAGCAGCTCCACCGTGAGAAATTCGGCGACTGGAATGTCGATGATTTGGCCGCCGGAGAATGGAAATTTATCCAAATCTAA
- the rpiA gene encoding ribose-5-phosphate isomerase RpiA codes for MATQDELKRIAAEKAVEFVPENEYIGIGTGSTINFFIEALGKSGKKIKGAVSTSKKSSELLAKYEIPEVSLNEVMGLAVYVDGADEVNHALQMIKGGGGAHLNEKIVASASDKFVCIADESKYVSRLGKFPLPVEVVENARSLVSRKLLAMGGQPELRVGYTTFYGNQIVDVHGLNIDQALKMEDEINKITGVLENGIFARDAADVLVLGTAEGAKVILPCQD; via the coding sequence ATGGCAACTCAAGACGAACTCAAACGTATTGCCGCCGAAAAAGCGGTGGAATTTGTTCCTGAAAACGAATACATCGGTATCGGTACCGGCTCTACCATCAACTTTTTTATCGAAGCTTTGGGTAAAAGCGGTAAGAAAATCAAGGGTGCCGTGTCTACTTCTAAAAAATCCAGCGAGCTTTTGGCGAAATATGAGATTCCAGAAGTTTCACTGAATGAAGTGATGGGTTTGGCGGTTTATGTTGACGGCGCAGACGAAGTCAACCATGCGCTGCAAATGATTAAGGGTGGCGGCGGTGCGCATTTGAACGAAAAAATCGTGGCCAGCGCATCCGATAAATTTGTTTGTATTGCCGATGAAAGCAAATATGTTTCCCGTTTGGGTAAATTCCCATTGCCGGTGGAAGTGGTTGAAAATGCCCGTTCGCTGGTGTCGCGCAAACTGCTTGCCATGGGCGGACAGCCTGAGTTGCGTGTTGGTTATACTACTTTCTATGGAAATCAAATCGTTGATGTTCATGGCCTCAATATCGATCAAGCCCTGAAAATGGAAGACGAAATCAACAAAATCACCGGCGTACTCGAAAACGGTATTTTTGCCCGCGATGCCGCCGATGTGTTGGTTTTAGGTACGGCAGAAGGCGCAAAAGTCATCCTGCCTTGTCAGGATTAA
- the dnaQ gene encoding DNA polymerase III subunit epsilon — MSQRQIILDTETTGLYPENGDRLVEFAGLEMINRQMTDSNLHLYVHPERDMPEEAAKVHGLTIEVLEAKNAPPFAQVGKQIADFIRGAELIIHNAKFDVGFLNMEFRRMGLPSIEELGCKVTDTLAMAREMFPGQKASLDALCNRFSVDRSKRVLHGALIDCELLGEVYLAMTRQQFDLMGGETEEEGEVKKTVIAETKRTSQLKVIKANADELVAHEKYLDDLGEACVWRKAETPDEANAGASA, encoded by the coding sequence ATGAGCCAACGTCAGATTATCCTCGATACGGAGACCACGGGTCTTTATCCTGAAAACGGCGACCGTCTGGTCGAATTTGCCGGCTTGGAAATGATCAACCGCCAAATGACCGACTCCAACCTTCATTTATATGTCCACCCCGAACGCGATATGCCGGAGGAAGCGGCGAAGGTGCATGGTTTGACGATTGAAGTATTGGAAGCGAAGAATGCGCCGCCGTTTGCCCAAGTGGGTAAACAGATTGCCGACTTTATTCGTGGCGCAGAGCTGATTATCCATAATGCTAAGTTTGACGTCGGCTTCCTGAATATGGAATTCCGCCGCATGGGACTGCCTTCTATTGAGGAACTGGGTTGTAAAGTCACCGACACGCTGGCCATGGCGCGTGAAATGTTCCCGGGGCAAAAGGCAAGCTTGGATGCGTTGTGTAACCGCTTTTCCGTTGACCGCAGCAAACGGGTCTTGCACGGCGCGCTAATCGACTGCGAGCTTTTGGGTGAAGTCTATCTTGCCATGACGCGTCAGCAGTTCGATCTGATGGGCGGCGAGACGGAAGAAGAGGGCGAAGTCAAAAAAACCGTTATTGCGGAAACCAAACGTACGTCGCAGTTGAAAGTCATCAAAGCCAATGCGGATGAGCTGGTCGCACATGAAAAATATTTGGACGACTTGGGCGAGGCGTGTGTATGGCGCAAGGCTGAAACGCCTGATGAGGCCAATGCCGGAGCGTCAGCATGA